Part of the Anomaloglossus baeobatrachus isolate aAnoBae1 chromosome 1, aAnoBae1.hap1, whole genome shotgun sequence genome, accctgagagcaagctcccacagttagccacactagggaacgggacctgactagttttatgctaccgggaccaacaaagtagtgaactaagtgccaggaggaaggtcacagatcaccagggaaCACAATCAGGGACGGGAccaaaactagctcccctcagcggcagcggtgtccagaactttggtttatccagttgtctgtgtcagctttatggactgtgtgagtacgaaagtgtcCCTCTTCGCTCCCTACGGCACCCCCAagctcccatcaccgagtcccggggcatcacccctacccatggagggttctaacatccggttgccccactccatcgccaccgggtactcccaacagcagtggtggtactccggaTTACCACATACcaagggtggcatcacgaactctaaacataaccccctgtaaataccccccttcatttgagtagccgcatgacccccgggtccggacacccctcgagccaccgcggatccggatccgagaagcccggctgctgacacgggggtggcacacttccATCTGCAGTACATTATTCTTCAAAGTCTCTATATGCAACCGAAAAGTAGTACATCGCTACACACTCTTTTCATACCCAGCCTTCCTCTGCAGTACATCCATCAGACCCTCAATGCACAGCCTCCATTTGCCATTCATTGCTACTCTGACCTGACCAGGCGGCCCTAAACAATTGCAATCCTAGTAGCAGTTTAGGGCCACAGAGAGTCTCAACAGAGCTATACCTTGCATTAAATCTTCTGCAGTCACATCACAATCTGTAAGATGTACTGTGTCCACAAGTAATTTAAAGGTAAACACTGCTGAAGCACCCAGGGACAGGTGGCCCTAAGAAGCTACTAGGGGGCCGGCCGAGGTGGACATCGACCCATCTACCCCCCAGCCTAGTACTAGAACAGAGGTTGCAAGTCCAGCTCCTTCATCtaacatcagtgtctgacctcacaaatgctcttctagtTGATTGAGGGAAAATTCCCATAGACatactccaaaatcttgtagaaagccttCCCAAAATATTGGAAGCTGCTATAACTGCAAAAGGGAGACAAAAAAAGCTTCTATAGGTGTAATGGGTAGCTGTCCGAATACTTTTTTTACTACGTAATGTATCTTAATGGGGTTTCTAAAAATCCTTACACATGCTGCACAAACAACCCATTTATATGTAtgggtgtcacgctgtactctaggaTGTCCTAaaccagtacagcgcagtaatgtggtagagagaagattcctgaaactacctgagaaggtagttagcaggtAAATCACTAGAGGGTGgtagagtggagaaaacgtatgagcagagtattccctagcagaggtaatactagtcaaacccaccagatggcagtagaatcgtcagaacgcTGGATCACAACATGAGGTCTGTAAATACACAGGGGTAAAGTCAAAACATAGTAAGGTGGAAGCAAGGAGTCTGTAGCCAGGAAGTCAGAACTCAGAAGCTGGGAAGAATGGGAAGAGGACAGGAACGGAATCATCGTAAGCAGACAagaaacgaacagggagacagcgggagagacactaacATGACGGGAACAGAGgtcaacaacaggtcaggtgaacatggaGGTCAGGAGGGGCGGGCAACAGGTCATTCACAAGCAGAGCGCAGCAGAGCTGGAAATATCACTGGCATAGTTCCAGAGAAGCAGTGCCATAATATAatggcctgacctccagaacgaggcaggaaggattaacccctaatgtgACCTGTATCAGAGATGTGAAACTTAATAAAAGGCTCAGCTGCAgtgagccaggagtaaatcatgacaatGGGCAGATATTTAAAACAATGTTTTCAATAAATTATTGACAATAACCCATCACATCAGAACACAGCGTACCTTTACACTATTACAGCCCATACAGCTGCTGCACACACTGCGGACGAATGCTTCTATTGACTAAACATTAGCTGAGATCTGCTAACCAAGTTGTGCCGTGTTTGTGAGTGATGAAGTAACACCCTTTTGACCGGACTTacagtaacttttatttttcctaaAAATATCTATGAACAATAATGGACCTTGTTACTGGGGGGGGGATATTATTCTGCGGAAGTATGATCTGCCAGCTGAATATTTCCTATTAATTCCCACAGACAATAAATGTTTTCTCAAATAATCAGGACACCGTAAAACAATCGTAAACTGCTCCTGTTCACGAAGCAATGTTCTTTCTCCGCCAGCTGCTTTTCCGTTTATGCTTCCCATAAGTTATTAGTGCTCAACGGACACACCGTGTAATTACTGGAATATTTATTTTGCTGAAGTCGACTTTTTTATTGTACTTATTTCCATTTTCATTATCTTCTTCTAAAATTGCAATCATTACCTCTTCAGGTGTCGCTGACATTGTCATGGTCTTCTAGCTTCCTGCATTGCTGGCGGGGCTACAACTCTTTGATAAGGAAGTGCATGAAACATGATTTATGTCTACTTGCATGGTTCGCAAATTGAAATGCACGCTCCCCATAGAACATGGTGTCGTGTTTGCTTAACTTCATGCTACAGTGGGACAAGCTTTGATTACTTCCACACCTACTATTCTCAAGCTGTTTCCCTTGTCATATCATCTCGGGATCATTCTATCAAGTAAAATTTATTTTACATTAAACCGCTTGTCACTTCAGTTTAATTGCCTTAGCAATAAATTAAACTCATCCATTTTGCTGCGCCTCACTTAGAACATAAAGTAATAGGCCAATTTTGTTTTCCCCACATCCAGATTTTCAATTGAAGTGATGAATACTTGAATTAATTCAGATGAGTGTTCTTTAAAATAAATAGCACCGCTTATTGCCAGTGAGCTCTGATGTATCTTCTCTGGCATAGCTAACATGTAATCCGCCGATGAGCAGTAAAAACAAAGTAGTATCAGGACCGAACACATTGAGAGAGGGGATTTCTTTTTAACCGCACTGTTTATTTGCCTGTCTAGGCAATGTAGTGCTCCATCCTGGCTTTTGATAAAAGCCTCACTCGGAAAAtttcatggatatctaagctgcataAACACCTAAAATTTAATTGGTTGCAAACACTGTGTTATAACAAGGATTTTgcttgtaaaaaaatatataaatatatttgcagAAAAGAAAACCAAACACTTCTTGATGATTATAACAATTTTTCAGTATTTGGGTTAGAATATGAATTTCTTTATTGCTCCGAGTTTTCCATGTCATAATAGACAGATAAGGGGTGTCATGATGACTATAGAATAGCGGGGAACTGAAGCTCATAATCTGTCCCTCAAACTAGgggaggccctatgctatccctagtaTCAGGGATACTCCTGTGATGCCTGAGTctcttcctggctctgctcctgaccagtcctgatcggaTCCCCTGCTCCCCCCAGGGagagatgggacaggagtgtgataaaacccacagataaagagagtCAAGGGAAAACCCAGAAAAACAagtgcaggaaggaagctacaaaaacaACAGGGATTTACTCCTCAACTGCAGGAACAAATAACCACAACTTTCACCAGACAGTgtgagacaccacacctcacagaccaacatagaacaaactatagctggcatgggtagaaggattcaactAGCATAAATAAAGGGGGGTatcataggcctccccacaacatgggaTCAAAGGAGCGAgcaaactagcagagattaactctttctagccttCCTATTAATCAGCATACAGTAGgttgacacccgagtctgcctgtgttgatcctagaCACCAAAGAAACCATTAAGTGGAGTGTCAGAAGCTCCAATCTGAACAGAGGccacgccaccatgacagtcagtgaagtttgtgcaaaatccTGTGTGATAGGAGGATACACATGGGGGTTTATGGACATGTAGGAGGTGGTCGAGCTCTGCAATGTAAAGTGTATGGTTATGTACAGTGTAATGTGTTATAACTAATGCTACATGTGTATGCAAATATGATATGCTGCTATCTGGGGGCATGTTTCATATACAGTAGCGTGGGACTATTAGCAGAGGCGACACTTGGTGGTTGGGCTGAGATAGTGGTAGGATTGAAAAGATAGAGTTAAGGGGGTAGTGACAGATATGTAAAAGAGGTTGGTTTGGAGGTCTCGAGAGTAGCCCATCTATAAAAGGATTCCAATGTGAGATGACGAGTCCTCAGTGCTATAGCCAGTTAGTGAGCACTGAGGTATCCTCGAGAGGTCCAGGGCCCCGGCTCAAAATGGCAAGCTTATGGATTCGTCCAGCTAGAGAGCCGCCGAGGCCCAGAATCCGGTAAAGGAGAAGGGAGTCAGGGGGTAGGAGACACAGACCCCGGAGCTTGTGACTGAGATCCAAAAAAACAGAGGGGGACAGGTCGAGAGGTAGAACCCCACACTGAGAGGAAGGAAGCAAAGGAAGGCCATgactgtcataacggtgtgaagaataaagtgaacTAATTGAGTTCTGGTGTCGCGTGTGTATGAAGAGGACTGCTAGCGGGGGGACAGACGCCGGCCAGAAGGCacttaagtgtcatgcaccccacccgaAGTCCCATGAACACCCACAGTCTCCTTAGTGAAGGAGTGTGGCGCCTGACCAGGCCAGGACTGGCACCTttcttcaagtggcgctgcgagcaggattGTTTCCTGCAAAACCCAATAATGAAGGCTGCAGGGAAAACACTTAAGAGTGAAGGGCAAATTACCCAGAAAATAAAGATGGCAGGACATGGCATGGGACAGGAAATTAACTCCACCTATCATCGGTGGTACATAGAAAAAAGGGCATGAGGCTGGACCCTGTGTGCTTGAAAGCTGGGGATTAAGAAGCATCCCATATTCAGTGGTGCCTACCACCAGTGGGTGCATCAAAGAGAAATCGCACCCTTCCAAGGAAGCTGATGAGGAATGGGTAGCAGCTCTGAAAAAATAGGCGGAGGAGCCGGAAGAGTCCCCACCCTGGAGGGTACGACCCAGAAGATGGAGCCACCCCCAACAATTAAGAGCAGTGCAACCTTAGTGGATAGTGGAGAGTAGGATGAGCGAGATGAGTCGAGACAGAAACATGGAGCCATTCTTAGCCAGAGACAGCCTCTGGTACAGGTGGAGTGGCCAAAGTGGCTGCGGCTGCCATAGCTGGTCTGACTGGGTCTGCAGATTTGAAAGGCAGTTCCTGGGGAGCCAGATCCATGGCACAAGCTGGCAGCCGCTGAATGCCCAGTTTTCACCATGCTCGGTGGTGGACGCGCCAATGACCTAGAAAACCACCTTGCAGCTATGGGGAGGGAGTTCGGCAGCTGCAGGTAAAATGGGCAGTGAGTGATCCAGGACTCAGCCAAGGAGCATCTGACCAGAAGATACCCCCAACATCACGGTCACTTTTGACCACATCGGCTATGTGTGAGTCCCCTGAAAAGGACTCCCACCCTGACAGTAACTGGCTGAAAAGCCCCCACCTTACATCCCGCAGAGATCAAATGCTTGACCAGGGTTATCAAGGAGAAGAAGAGGCAAGAGGCCTGTGTTTGGGCTCAGTTAGTGCTCCCTGGTGGTGGTGCAGTTGGCAGCTGCGTTACCCAAGGGATGATCCATTACCTTGACCACGAGCAGGGCTACGGCTTTTTCCAGGAGGAGGGGACGAGTATCAAAGTGTATGTTAATGCCATATCGGTGTGCGAGGGTCCCGCTCTTACCTGGGGAGACTGGGTCCACTTTGTCAAGGAGAACAGACCGTGGGTGGTGTTACGCGGTAGAAGTCGTACagcccttggcagaaggacttatgagaGGTGCTGCATCCCAAAGAATCCACAACAAGAGACAATACCTCGACAGCACTGACCCTGACTGCCATGCTAGTGGGGAGATGGAGGCCAGTTTCCCCAGGCGGCGAGCACCCCATCGATGGTAAGCATCGCACAGGGGGCGCAGTCAGCCATAAATTTTAAGGTGGTCGATACCGAAGTGACCGAAGTGTGAAACAGTCCACAGTCTGAGAACATTTCTTTTTTCAACTACCCCCCAGTTGTGCTTGTTGCACTAGGATATATGGGACTGTTTTGTATTCCATGTAGGGGCTGAGCATCAGGAGATCCAGCCCATGAAGTTGGCCCAGAGCGGCCGAAGTTAAGTTAATCTTTGTTTCCCTCTCCCCCACTTATTGTGTGCATGTTGCGCCACCCTCTGCGCCCCCCTCTGCTGGAAAGTGAAACCCTGAGTGGTGAGATACGAGGTATGTGACCAGGTGACCTGGACTGTTCCAACCTGGGCTCTCCAAATGAATTCATGGGCTCAGTGTTGGGCATtggagcagttctgtaatccaccaTCTGAAACCATgatctgaagtcctgtagaatcacaCCAGTGACAAGAATAGGCTCCTATTTATCAACTCCCATTCCAGGGCATTGTGCTCCACAGTATTGGGGGAATATAATCATGGCTGGCTGTTTCTTCATTGTTTGATAGTTCAATTGTCTTCCAAATAATGCAGACTAGTACATCACAGGGAGCTGATGCAATCTGTCATCAGCATCATCAGCAGGCATTCCACAAATTAGCATAAAAAGGGCCCATTTTGCCTTAAAAAAAAATTCAGGGTTCCATTTGCAGTATGTTCTGGGTCATTATCCATCTTTACTGTGAAGCGTTGTCAAATAAACCTTGCTATATTTgggtgaatctgagcagaaagtatcaccctgtataattcagaattcatccagttgcttctgtcttcagtcacattatCAATAAACAGTCCAACACTTTATAGAGAGGTATTGATATCTGTAGGTTGGATGCATAAAGTGTCACAAAAGCACAGACTTTATCATTACTCCCAATACCCTGATGACTGAAGATTTTATTGTGGACAGTAACAACACATAACAAGCTAGAATCAATTTTATACCGTGCTGATTTGGAATTTATAATTAGCTGGACCAGACAGAAAAAAAGACACAATGAATAGACTCAATGGCTatttattatactgtatactgttaCAACTCAGCTTCAACCTGGCGACTATGCTATTCTTAATTATGGAAAATTTTTACTTTCGATCAACAACGTCCCGGGAATATTAGAATTATACAAATATCAccaaatattcccaatataaacaattatttatttaataaaaaatcaacaccacagtgtaagtaaacaagtgatcactagatcatgtacatattaaaatattccagatgacaatgaAATATAAGCAAGCAGACACGATTCACAAACAACTTcgagcataggacttaacttaggctgaaAATATAGCAGCATTCAACATCCAAACTTTGGAGTCTAACAGTCCATAAGGTCCAAGCATATATGTGCTGTTGCTCTTTCAGAAGTCCTTTCAATATAGGTGAATCGTCCACTTAGATGTCATATAATTATTATACACTATAATaatataatgtataatatatacatctatatacttaGATGTCATATAATTATTCCTTCTTAGTTCCTCCGCCTCAAGGCGGAGGAACTAAGAAGGAATAATTATATGACATCTAAGTGGACGATTCACCTATATTGAAAGGACTTCTGAAAGAGCAACAGCACATATATGCTTGGACCTTATGGACTGTTAGACTCCAAAGTTTGGATGTTGAATGCTGCTATATTttcagcctaagttaagtcctatgctcgAAGTTGTTTGTGAATCGTGTCTGCTTGCTTATATTtcattgtcatctggaatattttaatatgtacatgatctagtgatcacttgtttacttacactgtggtgttgattttttattaaataaataattgtttatattgggaatatttggTGATATTTGTgctattcttaattatgccagatgTATTGTTTCATTTGTTTGGTAAATTAAGAGGtattagccattgtttcatgtcagtcTAATTGGTGCCCCTTTCTGTATGGTAATTTGTGGAATGTCTGCTGTTTATGCACTGCATTCTGCAGTGTACTAGTCTGCGTTTGGAGGATAGCTATGTAGTCTAATTGAATCAGTGGACAATGAGTGAATAGCCATGATTGCATGATTAATTAATAAATTAACTCAGtttataaattaaattctcatctgctctgattTCAAGTGACATAGAACTCTTGAGAACTCtttggctatgttcgcacgttgcgttttttaccgcgtttctgcagcgtttttggcagcagcgtttttgggcaaaaaggcatgcgtttttgatttccagcaaagtctatgggaaaagcagaaatcctgtctgcactttgctttttgttcagcagcgtttaatttgcatatttgtggtcaaaaaccatgctgaaaaagaagcagcatgtcagttgtttttgccatttctgcagcgtttccttaacattggagtcaatgagaaatggcaaaaagcaaccaaaatcacaattcctgcgtttttcatgctttttacctgcttttcaactgcgtttttggctccagaaacgcatgcttttctggcataaaattaatgggttctaatgttcctttacacacacacaataaccgaaaatttaaatgctaaaaaataataaactttagctatttttctgttaaaatgtgcataaccgctattattacatttaaattgataatttcccatttaattttattaaaagttaattttataatttttttctcttttttcaatctttttgactatttcaactttatttctcagtgtcttgatctcaaaaacgcatctgcagaaacgcaggtgaaaacgcaggtaaaaagcgctaaaaacgcactaaaaacgcggtaaaaacgcatgcgtttttagcgctaaaaaatggtcaaaagccatttggtcaaaaaccaagggaaggaaaacgtgcagaataaactgcaggtacaccgacgcaacgtgcgcacatagcctttatccataggcagcagctctacctttaggctatgtgcgcacgttgcgttggtgtacctgcagtttattctgcacgttttccttcccttggtttttgaccaaatggcttttgaccattttttagcgctaaaaacgcatgcgtttttgtagcgtttttattgcgtttttagcgctttttacatgcgtttttcttattaaaaacgcatatgcgtttgccatgtcattgaactcaaaaataaagttaaatgattcaaatacaaaaatgtctgcctttcctgtctTGTTTATGTTAATTTGTTATGATGTCACTTCCTGACGCAATGATAACTCTAAAATCATCAAGATTGAACATGAAAACACTTCATATGTAGCAAAAATAAAGTATACAAACACAGATTTTCATGTCacaaataaaataatttattttcaaAGCTTTATTTACGTCATAAAGCCATTTTTATGCACATTTACACATATGTGCAACATATAATTGATATTTAGGAAAAATAcataattttttataaacatacaCATAAGATTAGATCATTATGACATTATGGTTCAGAAAATAATTGCCTGCTGAAATATCCTTGTGGTGGTTGTTGGGAATGCAAATTAACATTTAACGGGGGTTGTATATTCATTTGGCTAGATTGTGGTTTTTGAGTTTGGATGCCAGGATGCAAATATTGTTGGGGCACATTTTGATTATATGTATTTGTATTTAGAGAATAAGGTTTTTGTATGTAGATTGGGTTATGGGCAATAGTAGCTGTATTCTTTTGGGCTGGTGGGTTTTTGACGTCATCAAAAATTTGTTCAATTTTAGAAATAATTGCGCCAGAGgaagggaaactaccctcttcctcatagcaactcagcatcccacatatggctgtcatgcatgtattttttttcttctcatcTTTAATTTTTCGGATTCTACCTGCTATACTAATGCCAAAATGATCAATGTCATCTTCTTTGGCACTAGTATTCAATAATTTTAAGGTTTCGTTACAAATAACGTCCTCCTCTAATtggatatttttggtgtttttttttttgttttttggcttaATATATTTTGTGGGACCTGAGGTAATTATTGTAGGTCTAGGTGGTGATTTATCTTGAACCGTACCACTTTCTAGATCCCCTTCATGTTCAGATGAAAATTGATCTATATTGGCTGATGGCCCTTCCTGGTGTGGTTGATGAAGGCTCTCTTGCCCCTCTTCATCATCAACAGGTGTTTGTGCTGCTACATTTCCTGAAGTTCTGTTGaggtgaaagaaaaaataaaaaacaattaaataCAATGTAATTTATTGTGATGATAACATTATTGTCATAAAACAATTTTAACATActgttacatgaatacttactctctAGTTTTCCGACTTGTGCAGAGGAATGACAGCtcatcataatagatgaaattTGGTTTTTTAGGGGAACtgccacttttcatgccctcattccttatcttgtgaaatctgtccttaactgaacgccaccttttccgcacatcaagctctattttaattgtgcaatgaaaaaaaaaaagacaaaacttaaaTTAATTTTAATAAGTATAGTAACAGTATAAAAACAACTAATTTAAACAAGAAATATACCAATtttatgttgtaaggctgcatcagcctcatgccattgtgggaacAGTTCAGCACAGATTGTTCCCCAACAGCCCATCCTCTTGTTTTTTTGCATGTAGTCAGGGCATGTGGGATCCCAaaggcatggcatggattcaacctgtaACATAATTTTACAAATTAGTAAAGAAGTGATTCCTAAATTTCTAAGATTATAAAGCTTGGCATTATCATTATCACATTTTTTaagcaaaataatgaaaaataaatcaGCTACTTACCATAGCAATTAATTTTGCAACATCGATCTTCATTCGCTGGAACCAAGCCATTATAAATTTCAGTAGATCAAAGTTTATCTATTATGAGAAATCACAATAGTAGCAGGCACTGAAACATACTCAGCTCTGTATTTATAGTACaaaggaagtgatgtaggtaatgacgtttgTGCCTGGTTTATTTGCCtactgcacctgcgtttttggtttGGAAAACGCTggttaaaagcatgtaaaacgcacattAAACGCAGATTATTCTGTTcaacatgcgttttgccatttctcattgactccaatgttaaggaaacgctgcagaaatggcaaaaacaactgacatgctgcttctttttcagcatggtttttgaccacaaatatgcaaattaaacgctgctgaaaaaaaagcaaagtgcagacaggatttctgcttttaccatagactttgctggaaaacaaaaacgcatgcctttttgcccaaaaaacgctgctgccaaaaacgctgcagaaacgcggtaaaaaacgcaacgtgcgaacatagccttaagccaCTGCCTGTAATAAGCATtacaggaggatttggtaatcttgacatctgtATTGCTggcagagaagccagaagcaaattattcagatacatagagatatagatagatatatactgcatctctatgtaggtgaaggaaaaagtcagattcatttgttcccataaaactactgtaTGACTAAAGGGTTAGCTGTTGAGCCACAGGGTCTGCTCAAGTTAGGAGGATTTTCTTACGTTGAAGTCGCAGTGCCACCTCTGACTCCACAggtagattacactggacatatagatgctgctctgtacaacatctctgtgtcctgtattctagagggagagtccaaattttttttcttctaataaaattgctaaaaaaataataaaacaatagaATAATATCATTTtattgcactttaaaaaaaaagaataaaaatcataaatatcacaaatcagcaaataacatggacatatttggtatctcagtaATCGTAGCGACCcgcacagcaatcagattatttatgggggatCAGTAAATGGAGTAAAAAATtgtgcaattgattatttttctctattgaaacccataaaaaatgtaccgctgaggctgtgttcacacatagcataaatgctgcgtttttttctccagGTGTCCCCACTAcaagcgcaataacaatcttctctgattagtgtgtgtttgctgcattttttatatgTTTCCCACAATATTTCATAcacgtttggtgcagatgtgaatccgggtttttaatgcattttaatactacagaaaagctttgattctgcatttaaaaattaCAACGGCATTTttttttgcttacattttttttcaggctccacaaaaaGACTAtagagaaaaaacaccaaaaacacgaAGTGCAGCAGCTTCTTTAGATGCACCAAGGGCGGAGATTGCATGACGTCTCATCCAATTTCCTTGGACATTTAGTTCTTGTTCACATGTAATGTAAAAAAAGATGCATGTCATATAGTAAAGctacataaggctaggttcacacactgtgtttttttgacgctgcgtttttgtgacttttttgcggcaaaaaacgtacaaaagcgcacccgcggcaaaaaacgcacgtgttttgccgcgatttggtgcgtgttttgctgcgtttttgctcactgcgtctttatgcgttttttatcagtgaacaaaaaacaaggtctgatgtcatttccttcttcaatatgttcttcattctccagtagtgtatgcaggagagcagacagctgcagaactacaaggctaagcatactccatccaatagtgtatgcaggagagcagacagcagctgcagaactacaaggctcagcatgctccatccaggactgtatgctggagggaaagtCAGGGGGAgctgacctacaaggctcagcatcctccatccaatagtgtatgcaggagagcagacagcagctgtcgaactacaaggctcagcatcctc contains:
- the LOC142294861 gene encoding uncharacterized protein LOC142294861, coding for MAWFQRMKIDVAKLIAMVESMPCLWDPTCPDYMQKNKRMGCWGTICAELFPQWHEADAALQHKIELDVRKRWRSVKDRFHKIRNEGMKSGSSPKKPNFIYYDELSFLCTSRKTRETSGNVAAQTPVDDEEGQESLHQPHQEGPSANIDQFSSEHEGDLESGTVQDKSPPRPTIITSGPTKYIKPKNKKKNTKNIQLEEDVICNETLKLLNTSAKEDDIDHFGISIAGRIRKIKDEKKKNTCMTAICGMLSCYEEEGSFPSSGAIISKIEQIFDDVKNPPAQKNTATIAHNPIYIQKPYSLNTNTYNQNVPQQYLHPGIQTQKPQSSQMNIQPPLNVNLHSQQPPQGYFSRQLFSEP